Proteins co-encoded in one Pseudoliparis swirei isolate HS2019 ecotype Mariana Trench chromosome 7, NWPU_hadal_v1, whole genome shotgun sequence genomic window:
- the ch25hl3 gene encoding cholesterol 25-hydroxylase, translating to MSAAHAEADARFLQGLWESVRSGQEDILLSPYLPASFAFLTHVLLCAPFLALDALGSVSPRVRSWRIAAGSGPPPSLRRWFDCFLRVLYQYLTAVLPATALFHTLRSPALPQLAPSCWQLFVEVFACLLLFDTFFFIWHVSMHRVPWLYRNTHRQHHQHHYPFALAAQDSSSLELLSLLLLAMSSTWVVGCHPLSEVSFHLVNSWLAVEDHCGYELPWALHRQLPCLGGAPYHQAHHILHSVNYAPYFIHWDVLFGTYRGPVERSHPVCIKQDCSSSSKAAKRQ from the exons ATGAGCGCAGCGCATGCCGAGGCCGACGCGCGCTTCCTCCAGGGCCTTTGGGAGTCCGTGAGATCCGGTCAGGAGGACATCCTGCTGTCTCCTTACCTGCCGGCGTCCTTCGCCTTCTTGACTCACGTGTTGCTCTGCGCACCTTTCCTCGCGCTGGACGCGCTGGGCAGCGTCAGTCCGCGGGTCCGCTCGTGGAGGATCGCTGCCGGTTCGGGTCCGCCGCCGTCTCTCCGCCGCTGGTTCGACTGTTTCCTGAGGGTGCTGTACCAATACCTCACCGCGGTGCTGCCGGCCACCGCGCTCTTCCACACGCTCCGGAGCCCCGCGCTGCCGCAGCTGGCTCCGTCCTGCTGGCAGCTCTTCGTGGAGGTCTTCGCGTGTTTGCTGCTTTTTGACACGTTCTTCTTTATATGGCACGTGTCCATGCACAG GGTTCCCTGGCTCTACCGTAACACCCACCggcagcaccaccagcaccactacCCCTTCGCCCTGGCCGCTCAGGACAGCAGCTCTCTGGAGCtgctctctctgctgctgctggctatGAGCAGCACCTGGGTGGTGGGCTGCCACCCTCTGAGCGAAGTCTCCTTCCACCTCGTCAACAGCTGGCTGGCGGTGGAGGACCACTGTGGCTACGAACTGCCCTGGGCTCTGCACAGACAGCTGCCCTGTCTGGGAGGAGCCCCCTACCACCAAGCCCACCATATCCTCCACAGTGTCAACTATGCCCCCTACTTCATTCACTGGGATGTCCTCTTTGGCACTTACCGGGGACCCGTGGAGCGTTCCCATCCAGTCTGTATCAAACAGGATTGCTCAAGTTCCAGCAAAGCTGCCAAGAGGCAATAA